Proteins from a genomic interval of Gossypium hirsutum isolate 1008001.06 chromosome A09, Gossypium_hirsutum_v2.1, whole genome shotgun sequence:
- the LOC107889575 gene encoding putative pentatricopeptide repeat-containing protein At1g12700, mitochondrial, with protein MKKHYNHHLLPRFTGNLKEALKFFQAMQNSGLELDIVSYTILINGLCKAGHIEVAKELFRQLSDSGLKPNVYKYDVMINGLCKEGLPDEAYRFFGSMGDNDCSPNSCCYNVMIRGLLRNNYTSKAMQLLMKMVGKGFSADVFTTNLFMDLIVHSNKSILL; from the exons ATGAAGAAGCACTACAACCATCATCTTCTCCCTCGGTTCacgg GTAATCTCAAAGAGGCATTGAAATTTTTTCAAGCAATGCAAAACAGTGGGTTGGAACTTGATATTGTCTCATATACTATCCTAATTAATGGGTTGTGCAAAGCTGGGCATATTGAAGTTGCCAAGGAATTATTTCGTCAACTCTCAGACAGTGGTTTAAAACCGAATGTTTACAAATACGATGTAATGATTAATGGACTGTGTAAAGAGGGATTGCCAGATGAAGCATACAGGTTTTTTGGGAGCATGGGAGATAATGACTGTTCGCCTAATAGTTGCTGTTATAATGTAATGATTCGGGGGTTACTTCGAAACAACTATACCTCAAAGGCAATGCAACTTCTTATGAAAATGGTTGGCAAGGGCTTTTCTGCAGATGTATTCACTACCAACTTATTTATGGATCTCATCGTACATTCTAATAAATCAATCTTGCTTTGA
- the LOC107889574 gene encoding secoisolariciresinol dehydrogenase yields MAAASSFISLLTKRLEVKVALITGGASGIGKCTAKVFAQHGAKVVIADIQDDLGHRVCEDIGPSNCSYVHCNVTDEDQIKNAVDKAVATHGKLDIMFNNAGIVDPNKSRIMDNDKSDFERVLSVNVTGVFLGIKHAARVMVPSRSGSIISTSSVSSLIGATATHAYCASKHAVLGLTRNAAVELGQFGIRVNCLSPYALATPLATGFLGGNDEELEKAMSKSANLKGVYLKAEDIANAALYPASEEGRYVSGHNLFIDGGFTVVNPSLQMFQYPDGS; encoded by the coding sequence GCTGGAAGTGAAGGTAGCACTAATTACAGGAGGAGCTAGTGGTATTGGGAAATGCACTGCTAAAGTGTTTGCACAGCATGGAGCCAAAGTTGTAATTGCTGATATCCAAGATGATTTAGGTCATCGGGTTTGTGAGGACATAGGCCCTTCAAACTGTTCCTACGTGCATTGCAACGTCACTGATGAAGACCAAATAAAAAATGCTGTTGACAAAGCCGTCGCCACTCACGGAAAGTTGGACATCATGTTCAACAACGCCGGCATCGTTGATCCCAACAAGAGTCGCATAATGGACAACGACAAATCAGATTTCGAGCGTGTTCTTAGTGTTAACGTAACTGGCGTTTTCCTGGGGATTAAGCACGCAGCTAGGGTGATGGTTCCTTCTCGAAGTGGTAGCATAATTTCGACATCCAGCGTAAGCTCCCTGATCGGTGCTACCGCCACACATGCTTATTGTGCTTCAAAGCATGCAGTGCTAGGACTAACTAGGAATGCTGCAGTGGAGCTGGGGCAATTTGGGATCCGAGTGAACTGCTTGTCTCCCTACGCTCTGGCAACACCTTTAGCGACGGGATTCCTGGGAGGTAATGATGAGGAGCTGGAGAAAGCGATGAGTAAGTCAGCTAACCTAAAGGGTGTGTATCTTAAGGCCGAAGATATAGCAAATGCAGCACTCTACCCAGCAAGTGAGGAGGGAAGATATGTCAGTGGGCATAATCTGTTCATAGATGGGGGCTTTACTGTTGTCAATCCGTCGCTCCAAATGTTCCAATACCCTGACGGCTCTTGA
- the LOC107889577 gene encoding secoisolariciresinol dehydrogenase — protein sequence MSAETSGTKRLDGKVALITGGASGLGEITARLFVKHGAKVVIGDIQDKLGHSLCQELGTENISYVHCDVTCESDVENAVKLAVSKHGKLDIMFNNAAIMGENEVKVSETSLKDFKTVLDVNVLGAFLGAKHAARVMVPAKKGCILFTASLASKICYGNSHSYKSSKVAVVGLAKSLSVELGEHGIRVNCISPHAIFTPMFQKTLRLQDKKKGEEMVSASAVLKGTLLEPEDFANAALYLASDEAKFVSGVNLTIDGGYSLTNQSWKTGLSVLSQ from the exons ATGAGCGCCGAGACTTCAGGGACCAAGAG GCTAGATGGTAAGGTGGCACTGATAACTGGTGGTGCCAGTGGTCTAGGAGAGATTACAGCAAGGCTGTTTGTGAAACATGGAGCCAAAGTTGTGATTGGTGATATTCAAGACAAATTGGGTCACTCCCTTTGCCAAGAGCTTGGAACAGAGAACATCAGCTATGTCCACTGTGATGTAACATGCGAATCTGATGTCGAAAATGCTGTAAAATTAGCAGTTTCTAAGCATGGGAAGCTGGATATCATGTTCAATAATGCAGCGATTATGGGTGAGAATGAGGTAAAAGTCAGCGAGACCAGTCTCAAGGACTTCAAAACGGTGCTTGATGTGAATGTGTTGGGTGCATTCCTGGGTGCCAAGCATGCCGCCAGGGTCATGGTTCCAGCCAAGAAAGGGTGCATTCTCTTCACAGCAAGTCTTGCTTCAAAAATTTGCTATGGAAATTCCCATTCATACAAATCATCGAAGGTTGCTGTGGTAGGGTTGGCAAAGAGCTTGAGCGTGGAGTTAGGTGAGCATGGAATTAGGGTTAATTGCATTTCACCTCATGCAATTTTCACCCCAATGTTCCAAAAAACACTCAGATTACAGGATAAGAAGAAGGGCGAGGAGATGGTTTCTGCTTCAGCAGTGTTGAAAGGGACCTTGTTGGAGCCAGAAGATTTCGCAAATGCTGCCCTGTATCTGGCAAGTGATGAGGCCAAATTTGTGAGTGGTGTCAACCTGACCATTGATGGGGGGTATAGCCTCACCAATCAATCATGGAAGACAGGACTGTCAGTACTTTCGCAATAA